One segment of Stenotrophomonas sp. SAU14A_NAIMI4_8 DNA contains the following:
- the ahcY gene encoding adenosylhomocysteinase: MNAVAKSFSTEGDYKIRDITLADWGRKELDIAEHEMPGLMSIRRKHATSLPLKGVRVTGSLHMTIQTAVLIETLKDIGADVRWASCNIFSTQDHAAAAIAATGTPVFAWKGETLEEYWDCTLDALTFTLADGTLTGPELVVDDGGDVTLLIHKGYELENGSDWVNTASSSHEEQVIKNLLKRVATERPGYWGRVVKDWKGVSEETTTGVHRLYQLAQAGTLLIPAINVNDSVTKSKFDNLYGCRESLADGLKRAMDVMLAGKVAVVCGYGDVGKGCAASLRAYGARVIVTEIDPICALQAAMEGYEVNTIESTLGRADLYVTTTGNKDIIRIEHLSAMKDQAIVCNIGHFDNEIQVDALVAFPGVKHVNIKPQVDKYIFPASDGSAGNAIFLLAEGRLVNLGCATGHPSFVMSNSFANQTLAQIDLWANKDSYEKKVYLLPKHLDEEVARLHLEKIGVKLTTLTQEQADYIGVPVQGPFKPDHYRY; this comes from the coding sequence ATGAACGCTGTTGCCAAGTCCTTCTCCACCGAAGGCGACTACAAGATCCGCGACATCACCCTGGCCGACTGGGGCCGCAAGGAACTGGACATCGCCGAGCATGAAATGCCGGGCCTGATGTCGATCCGCCGCAAGCACGCCACCAGCCTGCCGCTGAAGGGCGTGCGCGTGACCGGTTCGCTGCACATGACCATCCAGACCGCGGTGCTGATCGAAACCCTGAAGGACATCGGCGCCGACGTGCGCTGGGCTTCGTGCAACATCTTCTCCACCCAGGACCACGCCGCCGCGGCCATCGCCGCCACCGGCACCCCGGTGTTCGCCTGGAAGGGCGAAACCCTGGAAGAGTACTGGGACTGCACCCTGGACGCGCTGACCTTCACCCTGGCCGACGGCACCCTGACCGGCCCGGAACTGGTGGTGGACGACGGCGGTGACGTGACCCTGCTGATCCACAAGGGCTACGAGCTGGAAAACGGCAGCGACTGGGTCAACACCGCTTCGTCCTCGCACGAAGAACAGGTCATCAAGAACCTGCTCAAGCGCGTTGCCACCGAGCGCCCGGGTTACTGGGGCCGCGTGGTGAAGGACTGGAAGGGCGTCTCCGAAGAGACCACCACCGGCGTGCACCGCCTGTACCAGCTGGCCCAGGCCGGCACCCTGCTGATCCCGGCGATCAACGTCAACGACTCGGTCACCAAGAGCAAGTTCGACAACCTGTACGGCTGCCGTGAATCGCTGGCCGACGGCCTGAAGCGCGCGATGGACGTGATGCTGGCCGGCAAGGTCGCCGTGGTCTGCGGCTACGGCGACGTGGGCAAGGGCTGCGCCGCCTCGCTGCGTGCCTACGGTGCGCGCGTGATCGTCACCGAGATCGACCCGATCTGCGCCCTGCAGGCGGCGATGGAAGGCTACGAAGTCAACACCATCGAATCGACCCTGGGCCGTGCCGACCTGTACGTCACCACCACCGGCAACAAGGACATCATCCGCATCGAGCACCTGAGCGCGATGAAGGACCAGGCCATCGTCTGCAACATCGGCCACTTCGACAACGAGATCCAGGTCGATGCGCTGGTGGCGTTCCCGGGCGTGAAGCACGTGAACATCAAGCCGCAGGTGGACAAGTACATCTTCCCGGCATCTGACGGAAGTGCTGGCAATGCGATCTTCCTGCTGGCCGAAGGCCGCCTGGTGAACCTGGGCTGCGCCACCGGCCACCCGAGCTTCGTCATGTCCAACTCGTTCGCCAACCAGACCCTGGCCCAGATCGACCTGTGGGCCAACAAGGACAGCTACGAGAAGAAGGTCTACCTGCTGCCCAAGCACCTGGACGAAGAAGTGGCCCGCCTGCACCTGGAAAAGATCGGTGTGAAGCTGACCACCCTGACCCAGGAACAGGCCGACTACATCGGCGTGCCGGTGCAGGGCCCGTTCAAGCCGGACCACTACCGCTACTGA